The Pantoea vagans genome includes a window with the following:
- the dkgB gene encoding 2,5-didehydrogluconate reductase DkgB encodes MTIPAFGLGTFRLQDDVVIHSVKTALELGYRAIDTAQIYENEAAVGQAIAESAIDRAELFITTKIWIENLSADKLIPSLQQSLANLQTDYVDLTLIHWPSPGAAVSVKESMQALMAAKEAGLTRQIGISNFPIALMKEAIATVGIENIATNQIELHPFLQNREVVAFAKQQGLHITSYMTLAYGEALKDATIQDIANKHQATSAQIVLAWAMQSGYAVIPSSTKRENLASNMKSSDLSLDADDMARISALDRQQRLVSPEGLAPDWD; translated from the coding sequence ATGACTATTCCTGCCTTTGGTTTAGGCACCTTCCGCCTGCAAGATGATGTAGTAATCCATTCGGTTAAGACCGCGTTGGAACTGGGATATCGTGCGATCGACACGGCTCAAATCTATGAAAATGAGGCTGCTGTTGGTCAGGCTATCGCAGAAAGCGCTATTGATCGTGCTGAGCTCTTTATCACGACGAAGATTTGGATCGAAAATCTGTCAGCAGACAAACTCATACCCAGTCTTCAGCAGAGCCTGGCTAATCTACAAACCGATTATGTTGATCTTACGCTGATTCACTGGCCTTCGCCTGGCGCTGCAGTCTCGGTCAAAGAGAGCATGCAGGCATTGATGGCGGCTAAAGAAGCGGGTTTGACACGCCAGATTGGCATTTCAAACTTCCCGATTGCGCTGATGAAAGAAGCCATTGCAACGGTAGGTATTGAGAACATCGCTACCAACCAGATTGAACTGCATCCATTCTTACAGAACAGAGAAGTGGTTGCGTTCGCGAAGCAGCAAGGATTGCATATCACGTCTTATATGACGCTGGCATACGGGGAAGCGTTGAAGGATGCCACTATCCAGGACATTGCCAATAAGCATCAGGCTACATCGGCACAGATTGTGCTCGCCTGGGCGATGCAATCAGGCTATGCGGTCATTCCTTCTTCAACAAAGCGAGAAAATTTGGCCAGCAATATGAAATCGTCTGACTTGTCTCTGGATGCTGATGATATGGCGCGCATTTCGGCACTGGATCGCCAGCAGCGTTTGGTTAGCCCAGAGGGACTGGCTCCAGACTGGGATTGA